In Clostridium sp. DL-VIII, the following proteins share a genomic window:
- the menH gene encoding 2-succinyl-6-hydroxy-2,4-cyclohexadiene-1-carboxylate synthase: MFIKIENIKYHIEIKGEGNPIICLHGFSEDVSTWKLLDLHGYKLILIDLIGHGKSDKPKESKYYSLEVMLKHLNKLISKLNLKKYSILGYSMGGRCALAYTLTYPNEINKLILESASYGEEKILNRLKRRKEDLNLAKSIRENGIEWFNEYWGSLSIFKSQKVLPESIMNDISRRRLANSTHALSNTLESTGQGNLLCLKDEIVKLSMPILYISGEYDKKYQKIGREFEVLNANVKHIIINRCGHNTHIENINGFVKVLNEFL; this comes from the coding sequence ATGTTTATTAAAATTGAAAACATTAAATATCATATTGAAATAAAAGGAGAAGGTAATCCAATTATTTGCTTGCATGGTTTTTCTGAGGATGTTAGTACATGGAAGTTGCTTGATTTACATGGATATAAGTTAATATTAATAGATCTCATTGGACATGGAAAAAGCGACAAGCCAAAAGAAAGTAAATATTATTCTTTGGAAGTGATGCTTAAGCATTTAAACAAGCTTATATCTAAATTGAATTTAAAAAAGTATTCAATATTAGGTTATTCAATGGGAGGAAGATGTGCATTAGCTTACACTTTAACTTATCCAAATGAAATCAATAAATTAATTTTAGAAAGTGCTTCTTACGGAGAAGAAAAAATATTAAATAGATTAAAGCGGCGTAAAGAGGATTTAAATTTAGCTAAAAGTATAAGAGAAAATGGTATAGAATGGTTTAACGAATATTGGGGAAGCTTAAGCATTTTTAAATCTCAAAAAGTTTTACCCGAATCTATAATGAATGATATAAGCAGAAGGAGATTAGCTAACAGCACCCATGCACTTTCTAATACTTTAGAAAGTACTGGTCAAGGGAATCTCCTATGTCTGAAAGATGAAATAGTTAAATTATCTATGCCTATATTATATATAAGTGGAGAATATGATAAAAAATATCAGAAAATAGGAAGAGAATTTGAAGTGTTAAATGCTAATGTAAAGCACATAATCATAAATAGATGTGGACACAATACTCACATTGAAAATATCAACGGTTTCGTGAAAGTTTTAAATGAATTTTTATAA
- the menB gene encoding 1,4-dihydroxy-2-naphthoyl-CoA synthase translates to MKKFEWKELNRNYEDIKYEVYDGIAKITINRPEVRNAFRPKTIMELIEAFTIAREDSKIGVIVLTGANHGQGEANEAFCSGGDQKVRGNGGYIGEDNIPRLNVLDLQRLIRVIPKPVIAMVNGYAIGGGHVLHIVCDLTIASENAKFGQTGPKVGSFDGGYGAGYLARIVGHKKAREIWYLCRQYTAEEALEMGLINTVVPFNELEQETVKWAKEIMQHSPTALRFLKASFNADTDGVAGLQQLAGDATLLFYTTEEAKEGRDAFKEKRNPDFEQFPKFP, encoded by the coding sequence ATGAAGAAATTTGAATGGAAAGAATTAAACCGCAATTATGAAGATATTAAATATGAAGTCTATGATGGAATTGCAAAGATTACAATTAATCGCCCAGAGGTACGCAATGCTTTTCGTCCTAAAACTATTATGGAGTTAATTGAAGCTTTTACAATAGCTCGTGAAGATAGTAAAATCGGCGTAATAGTTTTAACAGGAGCTAATCATGGACAGGGAGAGGCTAATGAAGCCTTTTGCTCAGGAGGAGATCAAAAAGTGCGTGGAAATGGAGGATATATAGGAGAAGATAATATACCTCGTTTAAATGTTCTAGATTTGCAGCGTTTGATTAGGGTGATTCCAAAGCCAGTAATTGCAATGGTTAATGGATATGCAATTGGCGGTGGACATGTGCTGCATATTGTATGCGATTTAACAATTGCATCTGAAAATGCTAAATTTGGTCAAACTGGTCCTAAAGTAGGCTCATTTGATGGTGGATATGGAGCAGGATATTTAGCACGTATTGTTGGGCATAAAAAAGCTCGCGAGATTTGGTATTTATGTCGTCAATATACTGCTGAGGAAGCTTTAGAAATGGGACTTATAAATACAGTGGTTCCGTTTAATGAGCTAGAACAAGAGACAGTAAAATGGGCAAAGGAAATTATGCAGCATTCGCCAACTGCACTTCGCTTTTTAAAAGCATCATTTAATGCAGATACAGATGGAGTAGCTGGATTGCAGCAATTAGCTGGAGATGCTACGCTTTTATTTTATACTACAGAGGAAGCCAAAGAAGGTAGAGATGCTTTTAAAGAAAAACGAAATCCAGACTTTGAGCAATTTCCCAAATTTCCATAA
- the menD gene encoding 2-succinyl-5-enolpyruvyl-6-hydroxy-3-cyclohexene-1-carboxylic-acid synthase: protein MTNYIAALVDELHELGVREVVISPGSRSTPLAILFCEHDFRIFVNVDERSAGFFALGIAKEQERPVVLVCTSGSATANYLPAIVEAKYSGIPLIVLTADRPHELRKVGAPQAIDQNKIFDNFIKYFEELALPEETDSMYRYVRIVMQKAYANAMSKEYGVAHINIPVRDPLIPDLGKLDFTAGREKNKFEYIEGENSVSLDKSIFKDKNGIIICGGDAYSNYHKEVLALGERLKAPILADPISNMRNFSSDIVIDSYDAFLKDDYVKNELKPEFIIHFGQVPVSKRLQQFLTLHKECLYIQVGESFNYRNPSLSTKKYINSSTRVFAESICIENSGREYLDKWLRYQKKMREQIKAAINEEAFFEGKIIQKLQKMLPEKSRLVAANSMAIRDLDYFFEAREKNVKVLCNRGANGIDGTISTALGVSTSNKPTILLIGDLAFNHDLNGLLIGKTHKLNLIILLFNNDGGGIFRYLPQSEEKHFEHLFLTPQDINFKGIETLYNTTYYEAKDYKTFEDKFNEALTLEGVKVIEMKIDSELSKILHDKYTTL, encoded by the coding sequence ATGACAAATTATATTGCGGCATTAGTTGACGAATTGCATGAATTAGGTGTGCGTGAAGTTGTGATTAGTCCAGGCTCAAGATCTACTCCTTTAGCTATATTGTTCTGTGAACATGATTTTAGAATATTTGTCAATGTTGATGAACGTTCTGCAGGATTTTTTGCACTTGGCATAGCTAAAGAGCAGGAAAGACCAGTTGTATTAGTTTGTACTTCTGGTTCTGCTACTGCAAATTATCTGCCAGCAATTGTGGAGGCGAAATATTCAGGAATACCATTAATTGTATTGACGGCAGATAGACCCCATGAGTTGCGTAAGGTTGGTGCACCACAAGCAATAGATCAAAATAAAATATTTGATAATTTCATCAAATATTTTGAAGAATTAGCTCTGCCAGAGGAAACTGATAGTATGTATAGGTATGTTCGTATAGTTATGCAAAAAGCATATGCAAATGCTATGTCAAAGGAATATGGTGTGGCGCACATTAATATACCAGTTAGAGACCCTTTAATTCCGGATTTAGGCAAATTAGATTTTACTGCAGGTCGTGAAAAAAATAAATTCGAGTACATTGAAGGAGAAAATAGTGTATCTTTGGACAAATCAATTTTTAAAGATAAAAATGGAATAATAATTTGTGGCGGAGATGCTTATTCAAACTATCATAAAGAAGTATTAGCTTTAGGAGAGAGGCTAAAAGCACCAATACTTGCTGACCCGATTTCAAACATGCGAAATTTTTCAAGTGATATTGTTATTGATAGTTATGATGCTTTTTTAAAAGATGATTATGTTAAAAATGAACTTAAGCCAGAGTTTATAATTCACTTTGGACAGGTACCTGTTTCAAAAAGACTGCAACAGTTTTTAACCTTACACAAAGAGTGCTTATATATACAGGTTGGAGAGAGTTTTAATTATCGTAATCCATCTTTATCAACTAAAAAGTACATTAATTCGTCAACTAGAGTATTTGCAGAATCTATTTGTATAGAAAATAGCGGTAGAGAGTATTTAGATAAGTGGTTAAGGTATCAGAAAAAAATGCGTGAACAAATTAAAGCAGCAATAAACGAAGAAGCTTTTTTTGAAGGGAAAATTATTCAAAAGTTACAAAAAATGCTGCCAGAAAAAAGCAGATTAGTTGCAGCAAATAGCATGGCAATTCGTGATTTAGATTACTTTTTTGAAGCACGTGAGAAAAATGTAAAGGTACTATGTAATAGAGGTGCAAATGGAATTGATGGTACTATTTCTACTGCATTAGGGGTATCGACTTCAAATAAACCAACAATTTTACTTATAGGAGATTTGGCCTTTAATCATGATTTAAATGGCTTACTGATTGGAAAAACACATAAGTTAAATTTAATTATTTTATTATTTAATAATGATGGAGGAGGAATATTTAGATATTTACCTCAAAGTGAAGAGAAACATTTTGAACATCTATTCTTAACGCCACAGGATATTAATTTTAAAGGGATAGAAACTTTGTATAATACAACATACTATGAAGCAAAAGACTACAAGACTTTTGAAGATAAATTTAATGAAGCCTTAACTTTAGAAGGAGTTAAGGTAATTGAAATGAAAATAGATTCAGAATTAAGCAAAATATTACATGACAAATATACAACATTATAA
- a CDS encoding isochorismate synthase, which produces MKYYEKQISLNNPLSFLKHFRNEEKFLFYNPIKQEFIFGAKRLKTFSANENFNDYLYIFSSMTFFDSIKDTKWDNFGNENIAFEYYLVEKEGKQTLYYFKDFVEIENREIEVCDHSYKYEIDDYKTWKEMFSAVKNKILMKEVNKVVISREIKIQCDTSINAESVLQKLLKQNKNSFVFSYSKEGKVFLGATPEILVQKEGEEVLSYALAGTILRSDENDELQKEKLLKDNKNCYEHQIVIDSITDIMKKFTDELIVDETKILTLKNLHHLQTRILGKSKDTTLLQWVKLLHPTPALGGNPVDKATDLIRRYEKHERGLYAAPIGVVDGNGNGIFIAGIRSVLIEKNMAYAYTGCGIVDKSDCKDEYIETNNKLKTIIESL; this is translated from the coding sequence TTGAAATATTATGAAAAACAAATTTCATTAAATAATCCGCTTTCATTTTTGAAACATTTTAGAAATGAAGAAAAGTTTTTATTTTATAATCCAATAAAACAAGAATTCATTTTTGGAGCTAAGCGTTTAAAAACTTTTTCAGCAAATGAAAATTTTAATGATTATTTATATATTTTTTCATCAATGACTTTCTTTGATTCCATTAAAGATACTAAGTGGGACAATTTTGGCAACGAAAATATTGCATTTGAATATTATCTTGTTGAAAAAGAAGGAAAGCAAACTCTTTATTACTTTAAGGATTTTGTTGAAATTGAAAATAGAGAGATAGAAGTTTGTGACCATTCTTATAAGTATGAAATAGATGATTATAAAACTTGGAAAGAAATGTTTTCAGCAGTAAAAAACAAGATATTAATGAAAGAAGTAAATAAAGTAGTTATTTCAAGAGAAATTAAAATTCAATGTGATACATCAATAAATGCAGAAAGTGTATTACAGAAACTTTTGAAGCAGAACAAAAATAGTTTTGTATTTAGCTATTCAAAAGAAGGAAAAGTATTTTTAGGTGCGACACCAGAAATTTTAGTTCAAAAAGAAGGTGAAGAAGTATTAAGCTATGCATTAGCTGGTACTATCTTGAGAAGTGATGAAAATGATGAATTGCAAAAGGAAAAGTTGTTAAAAGATAATAAAAATTGTTATGAACATCAAATTGTTATTGATTCAATAACGGATATAATGAAGAAATTTACAGATGAATTAATAGTAGATGAAACTAAAATTTTAACACTTAAAAATTTACATCATCTTCAAACAAGGATTCTTGGAAAGAGCAAAGATACAACTTTACTTCAGTGGGTGAAGTTACTTCACCCTACACCTGCGTTAGGTGGAAATCCAGTTGATAAAGCTACAGATTTAATTAGAAGGTATGAAAAGCATGAAAGAGGTTTATATGCGGCACCAATTGGGGTTGTGGATGGAAATGGGAATGGTATATTCATAGCAGGAATACGATCAGTTTTAATTGAAAAAAATATGGCATATGCATACACAGGATGCGGTATAGTGGATAAATCGGATTGCAAAGATGAATATATTGAAACAAATAATAAATTAAAAACCATAATTGAAAGTTTATAA